A single window of Archangium gephyra DNA harbors:
- the ileS gene encoding isoleucine--tRNA ligase: MSDTGTPPKDYKDSVNLPKTEFPMKGNLAQLEPKMLGWWAEKGIWAKILERRAAAEPFVLTDGPPYANGHIHAGHALNKILKDIVVKYRNLAGRRCDYIPGWDTHGLPIEQAVEKRLKDKKIDKRTLDRDAFLEQCRAYATEFIDIQRTEFKRLGVLGDWEHPYRTLDFSYEAQEIRELATFARRGMLYRRKKPVYFCVTDQTALAEAEVEYEDHSSPSVYVAFPAGPEVAEKVPKLKGKNVSFVIWTTTPWTLPANLAIAMNGEYEYVFYTLGERVICVAKDLLPKVLAEVKADELAVKSAKLPGGEEVAAASLVDPERIVAYARGEELEGCTYRHVFYERQGKILLGEHVTLDAGTGLVHTAPGHGQEDYEVGLKYGLDIYNPVRLDGRYDESVGPLLTGKKVFEANPLVIELLAEKGVLLNDKSDKVEHSYPHCWRCHNPVILSATFQWFIPLDKPVQGDTSYRQQVLNEVDRVQWVPSWGHSRIRGMLETRPDWCISRQRTWGVPIPIAYCEGCDESVISAELMEKVADAVEKEGAGVWYRTPVKEFLPAGYTCQKCGKAEFRRETDILDVWFDSACAFSAVSERRQRVPADLFLEGSDQHRGWFHSSILVAVGTRNMSPYKTCLTHGFVVDGKGEKMSKSLGNTVAPEKLIQQYGAEVLRLWVASSDYRNDVRLSDQIMKGLSEGYRKIRNTIRYALSNLYDFEPERDAVPADKLLPLDTWARGRLAEVVARVRKAYDAYEFHLVYATVVDFCAGDLSAVYFDILKDRLYTSKATGHARRSAQTVLHEVSTVLLQLLAPVMSFTSEEAWQYLPGKKAESVYLTDFPEPAVKPDAALSERYEKLFAVRGAVQGLLEAARRDKMIGASLEARVVLSASGKALEFLKTNAAELPGLFIVSQVELADAAGEKAQALNVAQALGEDVKAEVLTAKGEKCPRCWTYSEKVASGAPVCEKCQEALS, encoded by the coding sequence ATGAGCGACACCGGCACACCCCCCAAGGACTACAAGGACTCGGTCAATCTCCCGAAGACGGAGTTCCCCATGAAGGGGAACCTGGCCCAGCTGGAGCCCAAGATGCTCGGCTGGTGGGCGGAGAAGGGGATCTGGGCGAAGATTCTCGAGCGGCGCGCGGCCGCCGAGCCCTTCGTGCTGACGGACGGGCCCCCGTACGCCAACGGCCACATCCACGCGGGCCACGCGCTCAACAAGATCCTCAAGGACATCGTCGTCAAGTACCGCAACCTGGCCGGCCGCCGGTGCGACTACATCCCCGGCTGGGACACCCACGGTCTGCCGATTGAACAGGCGGTGGAGAAGCGGCTGAAGGACAAGAAGATCGACAAGCGCACGCTGGACCGGGACGCCTTCCTGGAGCAGTGCCGCGCGTACGCGACGGAGTTCATCGACATCCAGCGCACCGAGTTCAAGCGCCTGGGCGTCCTGGGTGACTGGGAGCATCCGTACCGCACGCTCGACTTCTCCTACGAAGCGCAGGAGATCCGCGAGCTGGCCACGTTCGCCAGGCGGGGCATGCTCTACCGGCGCAAGAAGCCGGTGTACTTCTGCGTGACCGACCAGACGGCGCTGGCCGAGGCCGAGGTGGAGTACGAGGACCACTCGAGCCCCTCCGTGTACGTGGCCTTCCCGGCGGGCCCCGAGGTGGCCGAGAAGGTGCCCAAGCTGAAGGGGAAGAACGTCTCCTTCGTCATCTGGACCACCACGCCCTGGACGCTGCCGGCCAACCTCGCCATCGCGATGAACGGCGAGTACGAGTACGTGTTCTACACGCTGGGCGAGCGCGTCATCTGCGTGGCCAAGGACCTGCTGCCCAAGGTGCTGGCCGAGGTGAAGGCGGACGAGCTGGCGGTGAAGAGCGCGAAGCTGCCGGGCGGTGAGGAAGTCGCCGCGGCCTCGCTGGTGGACCCCGAGCGGATCGTCGCCTACGCGCGCGGAGAGGAGCTGGAGGGCTGCACCTACCGGCACGTCTTCTACGAGCGGCAGGGGAAGATCCTCCTGGGCGAGCATGTGACGCTGGATGCCGGTACGGGCCTGGTGCACACGGCGCCGGGACACGGCCAGGAGGACTACGAGGTGGGCCTGAAGTACGGGCTCGACATCTACAACCCGGTGCGCCTGGACGGCCGCTACGACGAGAGCGTGGGCCCGTTGCTGACGGGCAAGAAGGTCTTCGAGGCCAACCCCCTCGTCATCGAGCTGCTGGCCGAGAAGGGCGTGCTGCTCAACGACAAGTCGGACAAGGTCGAGCACAGCTACCCGCACTGCTGGCGCTGCCACAACCCGGTCATCCTGAGCGCGACGTTCCAGTGGTTCATCCCGCTGGACAAGCCGGTGCAGGGAGACACGTCGTACCGGCAGCAGGTGCTCAACGAGGTGGACCGCGTGCAGTGGGTGCCCTCGTGGGGGCACAGCCGCATCCGGGGCATGCTGGAGACGCGGCCGGACTGGTGCATCAGCCGCCAGCGCACCTGGGGCGTGCCCATCCCCATCGCGTACTGCGAGGGGTGCGACGAGTCCGTCATCTCCGCGGAGCTGATGGAGAAGGTGGCGGACGCGGTGGAGAAGGAGGGCGCGGGCGTGTGGTACCGCACGCCGGTGAAGGAGTTCCTGCCCGCGGGCTACACGTGCCAGAAGTGCGGCAAGGCGGAGTTCCGCCGCGAGACGGACATCCTGGACGTGTGGTTCGACTCGGCGTGCGCGTTCAGCGCGGTGTCCGAGCGGCGGCAGCGGGTGCCGGCGGACCTGTTCCTCGAGGGCAGTGATCAGCACCGGGGCTGGTTCCACTCGTCCATCCTGGTGGCGGTGGGCACGCGCAACATGTCGCCCTACAAGACGTGCCTGACGCACGGCTTCGTGGTGGACGGCAAGGGCGAGAAGATGAGCAAGAGCCTCGGCAACACCGTGGCGCCGGAGAAGCTCATCCAGCAGTACGGCGCGGAGGTGCTGCGGCTGTGGGTGGCGAGCAGCGACTACCGCAACGACGTGCGCCTGTCGGATCAGATCATGAAGGGTCTGAGCGAGGGCTACCGGAAGATCCGCAACACCATCCGCTACGCGCTGAGCAACCTGTACGACTTCGAGCCGGAGCGGGACGCGGTGCCCGCGGACAAGCTGTTGCCGCTGGACACGTGGGCGCGAGGCCGGCTGGCGGAGGTGGTGGCGCGGGTGCGCAAGGCGTACGACGCCTACGAGTTCCACCTGGTGTACGCGACGGTGGTGGACTTCTGCGCGGGGGACCTGTCGGCGGTGTACTTCGACATCCTGAAGGACCGGCTGTACACGTCGAAGGCGACGGGCCACGCGCGGCGCAGCGCGCAGACGGTGCTGCACGAGGTGTCCACGGTGCTGCTGCAGTTGCTGGCGCCGGTGATGAGCTTCACCTCGGAGGAGGCGTGGCAGTACCTGCCGGGGAAGAAGGCGGAGAGCGTGTACCTGACGGACTTCCCGGAGCCGGCGGTGAAGCCGGACGCGGCGCTGTCCGAGCGGTACGAGAAGCTCTTCGCGGTGCGCGGCGCGGTGCAGGGCCTGCTGGAGGCGGCACGCCGGGACAAGATGATCGGCGCGTCGCTGGAGGCGCGGGTGGTGCTGAGCGCGAGCGGCAAGGCACTGGAGTTCCTCAAGACGAACGCGGCGGAGCTGCCGGGGCTGTTCATCGTGAGCCAGGTGGAGCTGGCGGACGCGGCGGGCGAGAAGGCGCAGGCGCTGAACGTGGCGCAGGCGCTGGGCGAGGACGTGAAGGCGGAGGTGCTGACGGCGAAGGGGGAGAAGTGCCCGCGCTGCTGGACCTACTCCGAGAAGGTGGCCTCGGGAGCGCCCGTCTGCGAGAAGTGCCAGGAAGCGCTGAGCTGA